One stretch of Tenacibaculum sp. MAR_2010_89 DNA includes these proteins:
- a CDS encoding glycosyltransferase family 2 protein — translation MKTNFKTSLIIATYNWPEALTLTLNSVLLQKELPDEILIADDGSKEETRVLIEEYKRRIKVPFIHVWHEDKGFRLAEIRNKAIAKATGDYIVQIDGDVIMHPYFIKDHNRFAKRNTFVRASRIYLDTELSKKKLDTKDASINIFAKGVSNFFSSFRFPLVWKYFEKNYKVNGDERWEIHGCNMAFWRADAIKVNGYNESFYGWGPEDKEFVARLLNSGVEKRFLKLGGVIFHIDHPINEKEFLGENLAVFESTKTDGVKFCEKGINKYL, via the coding sequence ATGAAAACAAATTTTAAAACGTCTTTAATAATAGCTACTTATAATTGGCCAGAAGCGTTAACACTTACTTTAAATAGTGTATTATTACAAAAGGAGTTACCTGATGAAATATTAATAGCTGATGATGGTTCAAAAGAAGAAACTAGAGTTTTAATAGAAGAATATAAACGAAGAATTAAAGTCCCTTTTATTCATGTTTGGCATGAAGATAAAGGTTTTCGATTAGCTGAAATTAGAAATAAAGCAATAGCTAAAGCTACAGGAGATTATATAGTACAAATTGATGGAGATGTAATAATGCATCCTTACTTCATTAAAGATCATAATAGGTTTGCAAAAAGAAATACATTCGTAAGAGCAAGTAGAATTTATTTAGATACTGAACTTTCAAAAAAAAAGTTAGATACTAAAGATGCTTCAATAAATATTTTCGCCAAAGGAGTAAGTAATTTTTTTAGTTCATTTAGATTTCCATTGGTTTGGAAATATTTCGAAAAAAACTATAAAGTTAATGGGGATGAAAGATGGGAAATTCATGGATGTAATATGGCATTTTGGAGAGCAGATGCCATTAAAGTTAATGGGTATAATGAATCGTTTTATGGTTGGGGGCCTGAAGACAAGGAATTTGTTGCTCGCCTTTTGAATTCAGGAGTAGAGAAAAGGTTTTTAAAACTTGGTGGTGTTATTTTTCATATAGATCATCCAATTAACGAAAAAGAATTTTTAGGAGAGAATTTAGCAGTATTTGAAAGCACAAAAACTGATGGAGTTAAGTTTTGTGAAAAAGGAATTAATAAGTATTTATAG
- a CDS encoding glycosyltransferase family 2 protein translates to MDIALLISTYNWPKALHMVLSTVHNQTVLPNEILIADDGSTEDTKKVIEEWKEKLTIPIKHLWHEDKGFRKTIIMNKAVASSSSDYIVQIDGDILLEKHFIQDHIKNAKKGFFIKGSRALILKDRTENILNNQIFVLKEEVKYVKNTINATRMPLFAPIFRKDKFKSNNVKGCNFAFWKKDFIAVNGYDNDMDGWGHEDIELAARLTNLGIKQRQLKMVAICFHLHHKFNDRGNENINYSKYLDVVKNGVVRCKNGFN, encoded by the coding sequence ATGGATATAGCGTTATTGATTTCAACATATAATTGGCCTAAAGCGCTTCATATGGTTTTAAGTACAGTACATAATCAAACAGTACTACCAAATGAAATATTAATAGCGGACGATGGATCTACTGAAGATACCAAAAAAGTAATAGAAGAATGGAAAGAAAAATTAACTATTCCAATTAAGCACCTATGGCATGAGGATAAAGGGTTTCGAAAGACTATAATAATGAACAAAGCTGTAGCTTCCTCTTCTTCTGATTATATTGTTCAAATAGATGGAGATATATTATTAGAAAAACACTTTATACAAGATCATATAAAAAATGCTAAAAAGGGATTCTTTATTAAAGGAAGTCGAGCTTTAATATTAAAAGACAGAACAGAAAACATATTAAATAACCAGATTTTTGTTTTAAAAGAAGAAGTAAAGTATGTAAAAAATACAATTAATGCTACTAGGATGCCACTTTTTGCTCCTATTTTTAGAAAGGATAAATTTAAATCGAATAACGTAAAAGGATGTAATTTTGCTTTTTGGAAAAAAGATTTTATAGCTGTGAATGGTTACGATAATGATATGGATGGGTGGGGACATGAAGATATTGAACTTGCAGCTAGACTAACAAATCTAGGGATAAAACAACGACAACTAAAAATGGTTGCTATTTGCTTTCATTTACACCATAAGTTTAATGACAGAGGTAATGAAAATATTAATTATAGTAAATATTTAGATGTTGTTAAAAATGGGGTTGTAAGATGTAAAAATGGATTTAATTAA
- a CDS encoding polysialyltransferase family glycosyltransferase, giving the protein MKHVFWIHSHITFLVSEMVISQLKLKKEDLVFLTYRNYKLPRPIEGVTLYEIPTYDPILKESEDGIKIKWSEILNFDFEFYIPQSREKLIHLILSIDNCKSYNYIEEGLLAYNYKDSKFKIASHVLLRRTGLRKRMRMLDYTNKKFKKAFCINDKAFKNCKEKKVLQASYTKPNYEDKDLFGTCIILVFDAIVPYNMVSQEESIKLLEIIIKHLIITNQTKVFFKFHPEQLRIKNQAEILEIKNVFSKNSDIEFKELGSNVILEELLFFNKNITIYNYVSSTGLYANLLGNEVVSVSDRIDVKIANSIKKDWKQI; this is encoded by the coding sequence ATGAAACATGTTTTTTGGATACATAGTCACATAACTTTTTTAGTTTCTGAAATGGTAATAAGTCAATTAAAATTAAAAAAAGAAGACTTAGTTTTTTTGACTTATAGAAATTATAAATTACCTAGACCAATTGAGGGGGTAACTTTATATGAAATACCTACTTATGATCCAATTTTAAAAGAATCAGAAGATGGTATAAAAATAAAGTGGTCAGAAATTTTAAATTTTGATTTTGAATTTTATATTCCTCAATCAAGAGAAAAATTAATACACTTAATCCTTAGTATTGATAATTGTAAATCTTATAATTATATAGAAGAAGGATTGTTAGCGTATAATTATAAAGACAGTAAATTTAAAATAGCATCACATGTCCTTTTAAGAAGAACAGGGTTACGTAAAAGAATGAGAATGCTAGATTATACAAATAAGAAGTTTAAAAAAGCTTTTTGTATTAATGATAAAGCATTCAAAAACTGTAAAGAAAAAAAAGTTTTACAAGCCTCTTATACTAAACCAAATTATGAAGATAAAGACTTGTTTGGTACTTGTATAATATTAGTTTTTGATGCTATTGTTCCTTATAATATGGTTTCTCAAGAGGAAAGCATAAAATTATTAGAAATAATTATTAAACATTTAATAATTACTAATCAAACTAAGGTGTTTTTTAAATTTCATCCTGAGCAATTAAGAATTAAAAATCAAGCAGAAATTTTAGAAATAAAGAATGTATTTTCTAAAAATAGTGATATAGAATTTAAAGAGTTAGGTAGTAATGTAATTTTAGAAGAGTTGTTGTTCTTTAATAAAAACATTACGATATATAATTATGTTTCATCAACAGGTTTATATGCAAATTTACTTGGAAATGAAGTAGTTTCAGTTAGTGATAGAATAGATGTTAAAATAGCAAACTCAATAAAGAAAGATTGGAAACAAATATAG
- a CDS encoding L-threonylcarbamoyladenylate synthase — METNIEYTYINKVSEILLEGKTILYPTDTVWGLGCDATNDKAVSEIYKIKKRKESKSLIVLVNSLEMLKEYVFVPEEVIKIIKNSTKPTTIIYQDSKGISEKIINKEDNSVAIRIVKDEFCHKLISQFGKPIVSTSANISGENTPKVFKDISEEVKLKTDFIVSHLYEKQKDTKPSTILKIGKDGSVITLRA, encoded by the coding sequence TTGGAAACAAATATAGAGTACACATATATTAATAAAGTAAGTGAAATTCTTTTAGAAGGAAAAACTATTTTATATCCAACTGATACTGTTTGGGGGTTAGGTTGTGATGCAACAAATGACAAAGCAGTAAGTGAAATTTATAAAATAAAAAAAAGAAAAGAATCTAAGAGTTTAATAGTACTTGTCAATTCTTTAGAAATGTTAAAAGAGTATGTTTTTGTTCCTGAGGAAGTTATAAAAATTATAAAAAATTCTACAAAACCAACAACTATAATTTATCAGGATTCAAAAGGAATTTCAGAGAAGATAATTAACAAAGAAGATAACTCAGTAGCTATAAGAATTGTAAAAGATGAATTTTGCCATAAGTTAATTAGTCAATTTGGTAAACCAATTGTATCTACTTCAGCTAATATTAGTGGAGAAAATACACCTAAAGTTTTCAAAGATATTTCTGAAGAGGTTAAACTAAAAACTGATTTTATAGTTAGCCATTTATATGAGAAACAAAAGGATACCAAACCATCTACTATTTTAAAAATAGGAAAAGATGGTTCGGTAATAACTTTAAGAGCTTAG
- the pseI gene encoding pseudaminic acid synthase: MIPSDKCFIIAELSANHNGSKEIAIETIRAAKRTGADAIKFQTYTADTITLNSKKDDFKLKQGTIWDGMFLHDLYKQAYTPWEWFEDLYKVAREEGLIVFSSPFDKTAVDLLESLDNPIYKIASFEITDIPLIEYCAKTMKPIIISTGIATDEDIELAVKTCRDVGNNDITLLKCTSSYPAPIEEANLVMIKNLKKRFNVKSGLSDHTMGIVTPVVAVTLGATVIEKHFILNKEIGGPDASFSLDETEFTQMVSAVRAAEKASGKISYQLTEKMKNGREFSRSLYICKDVKKGEFISEENVRSIRPGFGLHPKYYNDILGKKLLFDLEKGTPLDLNHIEKN, from the coding sequence ATGATTCCATCAGATAAATGTTTTATAATTGCTGAATTATCAGCAAACCATAATGGTAGTAAAGAAATTGCAATAGAAACTATTAGAGCAGCTAAAAGAACTGGTGCAGATGCTATTAAGTTTCAAACTTATACAGCAGATACAATTACTTTAAATTCTAAAAAAGATGATTTCAAATTAAAACAAGGAACCATTTGGGACGGAATGTTTTTACATGATTTATATAAACAAGCCTATACTCCATGGGAATGGTTTGAAGATCTATACAAAGTTGCTAGAGAAGAAGGTTTGATAGTCTTTTCGTCTCCTTTTGATAAAACAGCAGTTGATTTATTAGAGTCTTTAGATAATCCTATTTATAAAATTGCTTCTTTTGAAATTACTGATATTCCATTAATTGAATATTGTGCAAAAACAATGAAGCCTATCATTATTTCAACTGGAATAGCAACAGATGAAGATATTGAACTAGCTGTTAAAACATGTAGAGATGTTGGAAATAATGATATTACCTTATTAAAATGTACATCATCTTATCCAGCTCCTATTGAAGAAGCTAATCTTGTAATGATTAAAAATTTAAAAAAACGTTTTAATGTAAAATCTGGGCTTTCTGATCATACAATGGGTATTGTTACTCCTGTAGTTGCTGTAACTTTAGGTGCTACGGTTATTGAAAAACATTTTATTTTAAACAAAGAAATTGGAGGTCCTGATGCTTCATTTTCTTTAGATGAAACAGAGTTTACTCAAATGGTAAGTGCTGTTAGAGCTGCTGAAAAAGCTAGTGGAAAAATAAGTTACCAATTAACAGAAAAAATGAAAAATGGTAGAGAGTTTTCTCGTTCATTATATATTTGTAAAGATGTTAAAAAGGGAGAATTTATTTCTGAAGAAAACGTAAGGTCTATTCGACCTGGTTTTGGACTACATCCAAAATACTATAATGATATTTTAGGAAAAAAACTTTTATTCGATCTTGAAAAGGGAACTCCTTTAGATCTAAACCATATAGAAAAAAACTAA
- the pseG gene encoding UDP-2,4-diacetamido-2,4,6-trideoxy-beta-L-altropyranose hydrolase: MNQKKLLFRADGNSIIGLGHLYRLFALVELYKEKNDFIFITKESSTLKVIPKDYSIETISNTIDLIEEPYILSTKYSPKEYIVIIDGYQFTSEYQRKLKSLGYIIIYIDDLITNHQYADVVINHSEGIESKKYITENYTELALGTKYAILRPSFLEATKNKRIINTINTVFVCFGGADMYDLSYKATKALLKFNKLKEIHVLLGGAYKHNQIFNLQKKHSNIHIYQNLQEKEIILIMEKCNLAIAPASTTLYELCAIQMPILSGYFVDNQLNIYNSFTNKKAVYPGGDFSKYEEENFFKAIEKILKTNDYNSSLKIQQKLFDSKISNRFFELLNYVQISTRKASKDDKLNVYNWSNDPLVRKNSYNSNPITLENHEKWFESKINDKNNIFHIIEYNSSPAGMVRYEVKEEYTVVGITIAKKYRGKKLAHLFLKKSAKEYFKVLKKPILAHIKKENIASVKSFEKSGYKSYKEEQYNGINSFIYKLEKNDSIR; the protein is encoded by the coding sequence ATGAATCAAAAAAAACTTCTTTTTAGAGCTGATGGTAACTCAATAATTGGGTTAGGTCATTTATATCGACTTTTTGCCTTAGTTGAACTTTATAAAGAGAAAAATGATTTTATCTTTATAACTAAAGAGAGTTCTACTTTAAAAGTAATTCCTAAAGACTATTCAATTGAAACCATTTCTAATACTATTGATTTAATTGAAGAACCATATATTTTGTCAACAAAATACTCTCCTAAAGAATATATAGTTATAATAGATGGGTATCAATTTACATCTGAATATCAAAGAAAATTAAAATCATTAGGATATATTATTATATATATTGATGATTTAATTACAAATCATCAATATGCAGATGTAGTTATAAATCACTCTGAAGGCATAGAATCTAAGAAATATATTACTGAAAACTATACTGAATTAGCTTTAGGTACTAAATATGCTATATTAAGACCTTCTTTTTTAGAAGCAACAAAAAATAAAAGAATTATTAATACCATAAATACCGTTTTTGTATGTTTTGGAGGTGCTGATATGTATGATTTAAGCTATAAAGCTACAAAGGCGTTATTAAAATTTAATAAATTAAAAGAAATACATGTTTTATTAGGTGGTGCCTATAAGCATAATCAAATATTTAATTTACAAAAGAAGCATTCAAATATTCATATTTACCAAAACTTACAAGAAAAAGAAATTATATTAATAATGGAGAAGTGTAATTTAGCTATTGCTCCAGCAAGTACAACTTTATATGAATTATGTGCTATTCAAATGCCAATTTTATCAGGTTATTTTGTAGATAATCAATTAAATATTTATAATTCATTTACTAATAAAAAAGCGGTATATCCTGGAGGAGATTTTTCAAAATATGAAGAAGAAAACTTTTTTAAAGCTATTGAAAAAATTCTTAAAACTAATGATTATAATTCTTCCTTAAAAATTCAACAAAAATTATTTGACAGTAAAATTAGTAACCGCTTTTTTGAATTATTAAACTATGTTCAAATATCAACTAGAAAAGCTTCAAAAGATGATAAGCTAAATGTTTATAATTGGTCAAATGATCCATTAGTAAGAAAAAACTCTTATAATTCTAATCCTATAACTTTAGAAAATCATGAAAAATGGTTCGAATCTAAAATAAATGATAAGAATAACATCTTCCATATTATAGAATACAACTCCTCTCCTGCTGGTATGGTTCGATATGAAGTTAAAGAAGAATACACAGTTGTAGGAATTACAATAGCAAAAAAATATAGAGGGAAAAAACTAGCTCATTTATTTTTAAAAAAATCGGCTAAAGAGTACTTCAAAGTATTAAAAAAACCTATTCTTGCTCACATAAAAAAAGAAAATATTGCTTCCGTTAAATCTTTTGAAAAATCTGGTTATAAATCTTATAAAGAAGAACAATATAACGGAATAAATAGTTTTATATATAAATTAGAAAAAAATGATTCCATCAGATAA
- a CDS encoding aminotransferase class III-fold pyridoxal phosphate-dependent enzyme — MNTGQNLYKKAKKLIPGGTMLLSKRPEMFLPEKWPSYYSKAKGCNVWDLDNNKYTDVSIMGIGTNILGYGNKEIDEVVSNVVKTGNMSTFNCPEEVYLAEKLIEMNPWADMVRFARSGGEANAIAIRIARAASGKDKVAICGYHGWHDWYLSTNLGNDEGLDQHLLPGLDPAGVPNHLKGSTLPFLYNNYEELENLVKNHDIGVIKMEVQRNHAPKEGYLQKVRKLATDHNIVLIFDECTSGFRETYGPIFKKYGVEPDMTVFGKTIANGYALTAVVGKREVMEAAQNTFISSTFWTERIGPAAALKTLEIMEKEQPWDYITEMGNYIKEQWNSIASNNDLEINTFGIPALAGFSFTSKDTLKYKTFITQELLKKGYLASTVLYSCTAHTKPVINAYLDELNTVFQTIEKCEKGALKIDNLLESPICHGGFKRLN, encoded by the coding sequence ATGAATACAGGTCAAAATTTATACAAAAAAGCTAAGAAATTAATCCCTGGGGGTACTATGTTACTTTCTAAAAGGCCAGAAATGTTCTTACCGGAAAAATGGCCTTCTTATTATTCTAAAGCCAAAGGTTGTAATGTATGGGATTTAGATAATAATAAATATACTGATGTTTCAATTATGGGTATTGGAACAAATATTTTAGGGTATGGTAATAAAGAAATAGATGAAGTTGTTTCTAATGTAGTTAAAACTGGAAACATGTCTACTTTTAATTGTCCTGAAGAAGTTTATTTAGCTGAAAAGCTTATTGAAATGAACCCTTGGGCTGATATGGTACGTTTTGCACGTTCAGGAGGAGAAGCTAATGCTATTGCAATTAGAATTGCTCGTGCTGCTAGTGGTAAAGACAAAGTTGCTATATGTGGTTATCATGGATGGCATGATTGGTATTTATCTACAAATTTAGGAAATGATGAAGGTTTAGATCAACATTTATTACCTGGATTAGATCCTGCCGGTGTTCCAAATCATTTAAAAGGAAGTACTTTACCTTTTTTATACAATAACTACGAAGAGCTTGAAAACTTGGTAAAAAACCATGATATAGGAGTTATTAAAATGGAAGTACAACGTAATCATGCACCAAAAGAAGGTTACCTTCAAAAGGTACGGAAACTAGCTACCGACCATAATATTGTTCTAATTTTTGATGAATGCACTTCAGGATTTAGAGAAACTTATGGTCCTATTTTCAAAAAATATGGAGTTGAACCTGATATGACTGTCTTTGGTAAAACAATAGCTAATGGATATGCATTAACTGCTGTAGTGGGTAAAAGAGAAGTAATGGAAGCCGCACAAAATACGTTTATCAGTTCTACTTTTTGGACAGAAAGAATAGGTCCTGCTGCTGCTTTAAAAACATTAGAGATTATGGAAAAAGAACAGCCTTGGGACTATATTACTGAAATGGGAAACTATATAAAAGAGCAATGGAATAGTATAGCTTCTAACAATGATTTAGAAATAAATACTTTTGGTATACCAGCCTTAGCTGGGTTTTCTTTTACTTCTAAAGATACTTTAAAATATAAAACTTTTATTACGCAAGAATTATTAAAAAAAGGATACTTAGCTTCAACTGTTTTGTACAGTTGTACTGCGCATACTAAACCTGTTATAAATGCATACTTAGATGAATTAAATACTGTTTTTCAAACCATTGAAAAATGTGAGAAAGGAGCTTTAAAAATTGACAACTTATTAGAAAGTCCAATTTGTCATGGTGGTTTTAAAAGGTTAAATTAA
- a CDS encoding cytidylyltransferase domain-containing protein: protein MKIVIITQARTGSTRLPNKVLKKIANKTLLEIHLERILQSKLATHIIVATTNKIEDNLIEEESKKKNVICSRGSEDDVLDRFYQAVKKLNPDYIVRVTSDCPLLDPQLIDTVIKTTIDKKVDYCSNVQEETFPDGQDIEVFTYKALELAWKNAKLISEREHVTPYIRNNSSFFNQELFTAYNYSSSHLKYKNVRMTVDEPKDYEVVSSLINSLGIDKGWKEYAELYLNDTNISDLNSTINRNEGYKKSLKKD, encoded by the coding sequence ATGAAAATAGTTATTATAACGCAAGCTAGAACTGGTTCAACAAGGCTACCTAACAAAGTTTTAAAAAAAATAGCAAATAAAACATTGTTAGAAATTCATCTAGAAAGAATATTACAAAGTAAATTAGCTACACATATTATTGTTGCAACAACCAATAAAATAGAAGACAATTTAATTGAAGAAGAGTCAAAAAAAAAGAATGTAATTTGTTCAAGAGGGTCTGAAGACGATGTGTTAGATCGTTTTTATCAAGCTGTAAAAAAATTGAACCCAGACTATATTGTCCGTGTAACTTCTGATTGTCCTCTACTCGACCCTCAATTAATAGATACAGTTATAAAAACTACAATAGATAAGAAGGTTGATTATTGTTCTAATGTTCAAGAAGAAACTTTCCCTGATGGGCAGGATATTGAAGTTTTCACTTATAAAGCATTAGAACTAGCATGGAAAAATGCTAAATTAATATCCGAAAGAGAACATGTTACTCCTTATATAAGAAATAACTCTTCTTTTTTTAATCAAGAACTATTTACTGCTTATAATTATTCCTCAAGCCATTTAAAATATAAAAATGTTAGAATGACTGTAGATGAACCTAAAGACTATGAAGTTGTTAGTAGCTTAATCAACTCTTTAGGAATTGATAAAGGTTGGAAAGAATATGCAGAATTATATTTAAATGATACTAACATATCTGATTTAAACAGTACCATTAATAGAAATGAAGGGTATAAAAAATCATTAAAAAAAGATTAA
- a CDS encoding aldo/keto reductase has protein sequence MTKKKLILGTVQFGLNYGVNNTKGKPSSENIKNILDTAYNNGIYLLDTAEAYGDSQEKIGEYHLNSSNKFEIITKFSATVKNLPFNITERIKKNIATLQVNNLYCYMFHSFKDFDSYFKPFQKDLSSLKKEGIIKKIGVSLYTNEEFEKVLEFDDIDLIQLPFNLLDNTTKRGEILSKAVKKGIEIHTRSVFLQGLFFKKTTDLSGNLKPLNKNFDKLHNLCSDNYKMNDLALNYVHSQEKIDKVLIGVDTVDQLLDNLSSIKKEISSDRIEEINNINVEQNELLNPSNWKL, from the coding sequence TTGACTAAAAAAAAACTAATATTAGGTACTGTTCAATTTGGATTAAATTATGGTGTAAACAACACCAAAGGAAAACCATCATCAGAAAATATTAAAAATATTTTAGATACTGCTTATAATAATGGTATATATTTATTAGATACTGCTGAGGCTTATGGTGATTCTCAAGAGAAGATTGGAGAGTACCATCTAAATTCTTCTAATAAATTTGAAATAATCACTAAGTTTAGTGCTACTGTTAAAAACTTACCTTTTAATATTACGGAACGCATTAAAAAAAATATAGCAACTTTACAAGTAAACAATTTATACTGCTATATGTTTCATTCTTTTAAAGATTTTGACTCCTATTTTAAACCTTTCCAAAAAGATTTATCTTCTCTAAAAAAAGAAGGAATTATAAAAAAAATAGGGGTTTCATTATATACAAATGAAGAGTTTGAAAAAGTTTTAGAATTTGATGATATAGATTTAATTCAATTACCCTTTAATTTGTTAGATAACACAACAAAAAGAGGCGAAATTTTAAGTAAAGCTGTAAAAAAAGGGATAGAAATTCATACAAGATCTGTTTTTTTACAAGGTTTGTTTTTTAAAAAAACAACTGATTTAAGTGGTAATTTAAAGCCATTAAACAAAAATTTTGATAAACTACATAATCTTTGTTCAGATAATTATAAGATGAATGACTTAGCATTAAACTATGTACATAGCCAAGAAAAAATTGACAAAGTTTTAATTGGTGTTGATACAGTTGATCAATTATTAGATAATTTATCTTCAATTAAAAAAGAAATCTCAAGCGACAGAATTGAAGAAATAAACAATATTAATGTAGAACAAAATGAATTGCTGAATCCTTCAAATTGGAAATTATGA
- the pseC gene encoding UDP-4-amino-4,6-dideoxy-N-acetyl-beta-L-altrosamine transaminase — protein sequence MTKFNIPYGRHNIEQDDIDSVVKTLQSDLLTQGPKVEEFEHKFAKYVGAKYAVAMCNATAGLHLAVLSLNLKKGDRIITTPITFASSANCARFVDAEVWFADINPETYLIDIDKTRELLKSKPKGFFKGIIPVNFGGLPVNLEDFKKLADEYDLWIIEDSCHSPGGNFTNSKKQDQYCGNGNYADISVFSFHPVKHIACGEGGMITTNSKEIYDRVMLLRTHGITKNNMKENHGNWYYEMQTLGFNYRLTDIHASLGITQLAKNDKRIIKRNQIANKYIKAFNGKVKFQHTPSGYLNAYHLFVVEVKKRKKFFEFLVKEGIVPQIHYIPLHTLPYYKSIGYENADLKNAENYYKNCFSLPMYPSLSDEEQNHVIKKVLEFVNKEY from the coding sequence ATGACTAAATTCAATATTCCTTACGGGAGACACAATATAGAACAAGACGATATTGATTCTGTTGTAAAAACATTACAATCGGATCTATTAACCCAAGGTCCAAAAGTAGAAGAATTTGAGCATAAATTTGCCAAATATGTAGGTGCTAAATATGCTGTTGCTATGTGTAATGCTACAGCTGGACTTCACCTTGCTGTATTGTCTTTAAATTTAAAAAAAGGTGATCGTATAATTACTACCCCAATAACTTTTGCTTCTTCTGCAAATTGTGCAAGATTTGTTGATGCTGAAGTTTGGTTTGCTGATATTAATCCTGAAACGTATTTAATTGATATAGACAAAACCAGAGAATTATTAAAATCTAAACCTAAAGGTTTTTTTAAAGGAATTATTCCTGTAAACTTTGGGGGATTACCTGTTAATTTAGAAGATTTCAAAAAATTAGCTGATGAATATGATTTATGGATTATTGAAGATTCATGTCATTCACCTGGTGGTAACTTTACTAATTCTAAAAAGCAAGATCAATACTGTGGAAATGGAAACTACGCAGATATATCTGTATTTTCTTTTCACCCAGTTAAGCATATTGCTTGTGGTGAAGGAGGAATGATTACGACTAACTCTAAAGAAATCTATGATAGGGTCATGTTACTTCGTACACATGGAATTACTAAAAATAATATGAAAGAGAATCATGGTAATTGGTATTATGAAATGCAAACTTTAGGGTTTAATTATAGACTGACAGATATCCATGCGTCTTTGGGAATTACACAATTAGCAAAAAATGATAAAAGAATAATAAAACGAAATCAAATTGCTAATAAATATATAAAAGCCTTCAATGGAAAAGTGAAATTTCAGCATACTCCTTCAGGCTATTTAAATGCTTATCATTTATTTGTTGTTGAAGTAAAAAAAAGGAAAAAATTTTTCGAGTTTTTAGTAAAAGAAGGAATAGTTCCTCAAATACACTACATACCTCTTCATACACTTCCATATTATAAAAGTATAGGCTATGAAAACGCAGATTTAAAAAATGCTGAGAATTATTATAAAAACTGTTTTAGTCTACCAATGTATCCTAGCTTAAGCGATGAAGAACAAAATCATGTAATTAAAAAAGTATTAGAATTCGTAAATAAAGAGTATTAA